TGTTTTTAACGTCCCAATGTTGAAAAAACGAGGAGGAAAAGTTATACAACCGTAAAACAAAAAACTGTATAAAACCGTACTGTTAAAGTTCAGATGTAGCCTGATAGAAATAGAAAGACGGTTCCTCTTCTCCTTTGTCACGCATAACATACTACTCCGAAATCAAAACCCTCTCTCCCTCTGTGATTCTCTGCATTTTAGTAGAGATGGTAGACGAAAATGGCGTGCCGATTTGGATGCGCAACCAGTCCAACCCCGTGGTGGCGACTACAACCGTGGTGGACTACAACATCCGCAACAACACCTACAACCTATACGACGTCACTTTCGAATCCCACAACATCCATACCCTCGTCACCCACCACCCCTCCGAAGTCGATAGGTGGCTTTCCAACAACGCCGGCCGTCGCCAGGGCCTCATGGTGGGCCTGGACATTGAGTGGAGGCCCATAACTCAACCCAACACGCAAAACCCTGTAGCCACCCTCCAACTCTGCGTGGGTAACGCCTGCCTCGTCTTCCAGATTATTCACGCTCCTTATTTCTCCCACTCTCTCGGTTCCTTCCTCCAAGATCCTAACGTCACTTTCTTGGGCGTTGGGATACGCGCTGACGCCGAGAAGCTTCTTCGAGACTATGGCCTCCACGTGGCGAACGTGTGTGACCTTCGTTCTCTGGCTGAGGTTAAGCTTTGGCGTTACCCTCATCTGAGGCAGGCTGGGCTGAAGACACTGTGCCTCCATGTTCTCGGAGCGGAGGTTGAGAAGCCGCAGAGTATCAGCAGGAGTTTATGGGATAATCGCTGCCTCACCGCCGAACAGGTCAAGTATGCTGCCATTGATGCCTTTCTCTCCTATGAGATTGGACGCCGGTTGATTGAAAGCGAGATTTGGTAGTTCTCTTCTCCTATAGTTTCTCGCTGCTACCTTCGCTAGGTGAGTAGTAGCTTATGCTGTTTCTGTCATTTCTCACTATTATCTTTGCTACTTCTGCCGTTGCTGTCATTTCTCACTGTTACGTTTGCTTAGTAATTAGCCTCTGCAGTTTCTGTCATTTCTTACTGTTTCTTTGCGTGTTACGTTAGCTTTCCGAACGCCTGTTTTTATGTTTCTGAATTGAGACCTGCAATTACAGATATCTGTAATTCTGCTGTTTGCTATGATCATGGATTTATTACGCTTTTGTCAGTTTACTATTGTTGATTTGCATGCGGTTGTTGGTTATATTACCTACGATTTTAGTGTCATTAATGTTGTTGACCCTGGGTTTAATTGTGTTCATGGAAAATTTATgcagatgttaattttttttatgattattcgTTTTTTAACCACAAAACTAtggattaataaaattttagtttttgtacCCGTGTAAACGAATCCAAAATCATTACAATGAATTTAATAACAACGCTATTTCTGTTATGGGTGTTATGGAATTCAAAGTAAATATGTTTGGTATATGAGAGTTAGTATTTTAACTCGAAAGCagttatatttgttttagtaGTTTGTTTGCATcttaaatttttacaattaatttttgtagagtatttaaaatattttatgataaatttgtcGTTTagatgaaaagtttaaaaaaattaaagttttatccaaatgattggattgatcaaaatttattacaattaataagttttaaattctATATCTAAAAATTTTACTAACAACGCAATCGTTTATAGTTGTTATAGAATTCAAAGTAAAGCAATCGTTTATAGTTGTTATAGAATTCAAAGTAAAGATGTTTGGTATACGagatttaatatttgatttgaaaagcaattatatttgtattaatagTTTGTTTGCATCTTAAATTTTGACATTGCATTATTCCTTTTtagagaatttaaaatattttataataaaatatgttacttagataaaataattttaaattgaaattttaaattttattaaagtaattGGATTGATTAAAGTTAaagaaatctattttttatgtaaaagtcTTACTAACAAGCAATCATAATCGTATATAACTTTTAAAGAATTCAAGTAaagatgttttgttttgtatatcagaattcaacataaaatttaaatagaattatGATATTTTGGCAAAAAGGTGGTTGTCAAATAATAGTTTTCTTTAtgaattattgttattttcttttcctttaccGAATACTAATATAAAacgttactttttattttaagagaTTTATGTGTTATAATTAAGTAATGGAGATGAAACATTCTCCCTCTTACAAAACCACATGTTTTTGTCAAGCTGTGTGTGCTCTAAATTTgttgcaccattaatgactaATACAGTTAGTGACTGGTTTTTAACTTCTAATTACTTATTGCTGTAAATATTCCATTTAGTTCAGCTCAGTTAGTTGATGGGAAATATTTAACAGATTTAATATCTATTACAATTTACCTAGCCAAAGCGGGCGTTAGTCTTTATTGTAATATCCTTATTT
This region of Vigna unguiculata cultivar IT97K-499-35 chromosome 5, ASM411807v1, whole genome shotgun sequence genomic DNA includes:
- the LOC114185959 gene encoding Werner syndrome ATP-dependent helicase homolog translates to MVDENGVPIWMRNQSNPVVATTTVVDYNIRNNTYNLYDVTFESHNIHTLVTHHPSEVDRWLSNNAGRRQGLMVGLDIEWRPITQPNTQNPVATLQLCVGNACLVFQIIHAPYFSHSLGSFLQDPNVTFLGVGIRADAEKLLRDYGLHVANVCDLRSLAEVKLWRYPHLRQAGLKTLCLHVLGAEVEKPQSISRSLWDNRCLTAEQVKYAAIDAFLSYEIGRRLIESEIW